DNA from Bos javanicus breed banteng chromosome 1, ARS-OSU_banteng_1.0, whole genome shotgun sequence:
CTGGAGTATGTGATCTCCAAGGACCTTTCCAGTTCTAAACATCTAGGATCAAAAATATGTTTCAAAGTTCAATGTATTTCAAGGATGTTGTGCCTGCAAATTCTGTATCAGGTTTTCTCATCTGGCCCTTTCCCACAAAGGGTTTCTGTGATTTTGGTGACAGGATGCTTGGTTCGTGGGATGGGGGCATAGTTGGGGCTTCTAGAAGATGGTTTACAATATGGCTTTCTGTAAAATCTGAAAGATGACTCCTACTTTCCCTTCCACCTACAGGTcctgcccctcccttcccccagccccctcgGCCTCTCCCCCTGCTGCCAGGCTTCCAGCCGGGCCACACTCACCTGTGTGTACGAACATGTGCTTGACGTAGTTCTGTTTGGCGGTGAAAGTCTTGTTGCAGAGAGTGCACTCATAAGGCTTTTTTTCGCCCTGCCCACTGGCTGTGCTGTGGCCTGCGGATGGGGCCAGGGGCTGTGGCGCTGGCAGCTGTGCAGTAAAGGTCGACAGGCCGGGCTGGGACACTGTCACAAACTGGGTCTGCTGGCCTGCCAGGGGCTGTGGCAGGCTGAAGAGGAAAGGCTTGGGGCCGCTGCCCGCCGGCTGGGTAGTAAAGAGGGCCGGCAGGTAGGTGTTACCGGCTGTGCCAATGACCTGCGTGTTGCTGGTTAAGGTCAGAGGCATCCTCAAGTTGCTGGTGAGGGTTTCGGTCTGGCGTAAGTAGAGCTGGGTACTTGGCAATGGCTGCCCGATGGACGTGTTGACCGAAGGCTGCTGCAGGACACTTTTGTCGGAGCTGTTGCTGACAGTGATCACCGTGTTGTCCACCTCCACCTCGTTGCTTCTTTCGGGGGAGGAGGCACCGGTCTCTAGCTGGTGCGGCTGCGGGGCGCCCTCGGCCGGGGCTTCCGCGGCCTGCTCAGGTTGGGCAGGTTCGGCCTGGCTGTCCCGCGCCGCCCCGGGCCCGAACTGCTGCTCCACGGAGTCAGGCTCGGTGCCTATGGAGGAGCTGACGCCCGAGTCGAAGCTTTCGCCCTTGGGCTCACTCTCGGTGCCCTCGGCCTGGTCGGTGTCTTCCGTGCACTCCTCGGACTCATTGCGCTCCAGGATCTGCACCCTTTGCTGCCCGTAGTAGTCGTAGTCGtcctccatctcctgcttgataTGGATGTTGCCCACCAGGGTCTGGATGCGCACGGGCCGGGGCTGCTTGCGGCAGTGCGTGGTCTCGGGGGTGGTGGACAGGTAGCGCTCCATCTGCTGCGAGCGCTCGTGGATGCGCGTGATCCAGCTGGGGTCTTCTATGTGGTGGTCGCGGGGCAGGCCGAGCGCAGTCTCGTGGTGGCTGACTACTGCGCCGCTGTAGAAGGAGCGCTCGCCGCTGCCGTTCTGCATGGAGCAGGCGTACAGCGCCGAGTAGATCCTGTCCACGCTGTGCTGCGGGTGGCTCTGCAGGTAGCCTGACTCGGTGTCGCTGCTCTGGCCGGAGGTGCCTGACTCGGGAGTACCCCGTGGCGTGTCCTGGCCTGAGTCCTGGATCCCCGGGAACACATCGCCCACGTTCTGCGACACGATGCGCGTGCACTCATCGATGACAGTTTTGATCTGCAGGATGCTGGCGGCCGTGAGGATCTGCAGGGCTTCCGACTGCGAGACGCGCAGCACGCCGCTGTACATGAAGTCAATGAGCTTTTGCACCGACTGCACCGACACCACCGACGGGATCTCGATGTCACTGTAGCCCAGCAGCAGCTTGTCCTGGAAGAAGGGGCTGCCGGCGGCCAGCACGCAGCGGTGTGCGCGCAGCATGCTCCCGTGGATGCGCACCGTCACGTCACAGAAGTGGCCACGGTTGCGCTGCTCGTTGAGGGTCTCGAGCACGGAATTGCTGAAGTTGTGAAGGTTGATGCTGTGAATGCGCTCGGTCATCCCCTTGCAACTGATGTCACCTGCACGGTGAGACAGACACAACACAGGGCGTGGGTCAGAGCGACCTGGCTGCATCCCTAACATTTGGGTCTCAGGTGGGCAATGCTCATGGCTCCTAGCAGCACCCCTTTGCAGACACAAGCAGGCTCTGTGGCAAGATGGATAGGCTTTGTATCAGGTCGATCTGTGGGTATGATGTCCTATGGTAACAAGGCCTTGGATTTTGTTGCAACAGGGCCCCAGCTATTTGGGGGTACCGAATCCATAATTGACCCCCTAGACCTGCAGCCAGGGTTGTCAGCTGAAGTACAGCAGGCTAAAAAACTGATGGGTCATTGCCTGCTATTCCTATAGCTTCAGCAAATAAGAACCAAAAGGCAAATGAAGACTTGTTCTCAGGAAATTCTGCCTCCACTTTAGACAGACCTAAGCCCAGGTCCTTTGGGAAAGCTTGTATTTTTCTCAGTTTATCAAAATTCCTTATTTTATTCATAGACCACAATATTTAATTCCCTTCCTATTAATTAACATGGCACATTCTGCAAATCCATACCACATATGCAAAAATTCTTGGAAAATTCAGCTTAGACTAAGATAGACATCAAATAGCTACCACCGTGTTTTCCAGTGGAGGGACACGCTCTAGAATGCAATCTTCTTGCTAAAGGAGCACTTGTCCACTGTCTGTATCTACATTTTTCTTATCCTCTTTGGTGAGACCTGTTTGAATACTTTCTAGGGTGTTGTACGTTATATGGTGGTTGTCTGAATTTTCTGAGGCTTAATGAAGAAGAAACGTCAGAAAGGTCAAAGATGGCAGTGTTGACCTGGGAGACTGGAATACACTAGGTGACCATATTCATCATTCAAACTGGGCTCTTGGGAGGACTGTTAGTAAGCAGGTCAGGACGATAGGGTTAACCTTGAGTGGGATGCACAATTATCTCAGGAACTGGGTGCTCTCTGCTCTTGCAAGAGGGATATATCCAACAGTTGCCAGGAGGAAGGCAGCAGTCAGCAACATGGAACATCGGGACAGCCTGACCTACTGCCATCCTTCTATCCTAGGCTACACAGACAAGGGATAGGCTGGTAACACCTAGATCTCAGATTGAGAAGGACAACAAGTGTCTATAACACTAGGCTGAGGGCTTTCCTGTTGTTTTCCTATTCTCTAAAGAATCCCTCTCTCCAAGTCATTCTTCAGTCATTCCCCATTCTTGCCTTTACAACTGAATGATTAGCTTGAGGGAGGCCAAGTAAGTAGGCTTTCAAAACTAGGTGACCTAGGTATAGATTGTTGGTGTGACCCAGATCCCTGTGTCTTGTTAGAAGTAACCCAGAGGTAATGGCTTGCACACACAGGAATGCCCGCCTCCACAGgttctttctcctctgccttagGAAAGAGGACCTGCTCAGAGAAGTCTGAGCTCAACAACCTTTTCTACTTGATACAATCCATCTCCTCATTCTGAGTTCAGCTGTTGTGATTGCATCCTTATATACTCATTCATTTCCTTTGCTCCCAACTTTACATTCAGTCAGCCTCACAGAAATCCACTAAACTTAATAAATGCTGCCTACAGGCTCTATGTTATCTTTGAGTGATATGATTTGTGCAAATTTTTACGTAAGAGAATTCCCTTTCCTTCCAATTTCTATCAGGTCTGTTAATGTGTCTAAAACATTTCATTAGAtgactgtttctatttttccttttatataaaacaaattgTCCTTGCCAGGTTAAGGAATCAAGGTGAATCCTTTATAACTGTTAATACAAAACACAGCACCAGAGGAAGGCCCCAAAAACCTAGAAAGGAAAATTTAGGAAATCAGTCAGCAGATCATATTCTAATGTCTTACTGAGTCCCTCATGCTTGTGCATTGTGATAATAagagcaattttttttaagtgtcaagTTTTAACTACTTTATGTACATTGTTTCATTGagtcctcacaacaatcctgtaATGTCGgtagtattattatccccatatttcagatgaggaaactgaggccagaggaaCTGGGAAACCACTCAAGGCCACACGGGTAGTTGGTGGTCAAGCTGGCATTTGAACCTAGCAGTCTGGGTCTAGAGTTCACACTCTTACCTGCTTCACTGTATTGCATGCTTTGCCTCTGAATGACGCCTGGTTCTTAGGTGTCCACGGGTCTGCCATAAAGGTGCGTAATAAGGCCTGTTCACTGTACCCTCCAGCTACTTCTCTACCTATCCATAAATTAGTGTGCTGTCTCATAGCTTCAGTCATCTaataaagcacattttaaaaaacttataaaTGGAATAATGCAAGAGATAAAAGAGAGTTCGGGCACTAAAATGTAGAGGTGTCTATATACAATTTTACCATCACCAAGgtatctttcatttcatttcattaagtAAAATGGTAAGCACTAAAATTGGCTAAGTCTCTGAGTAGGATGgatttattaaaaacttttttccacACAGGTAAAAACACTCTTTAAACACACAATTGCTCATAGCAGCAGTCACAGCTATATCACTTGAGTTGTCATATATGACAAAGAATTGTCTTCCTTCTGATAACTCTGGGAAGAAGCTCAATCACAATTATCATAATAATTAATAACCATGTAGCATTTTACAGTGTACAAACTCTTTTACAGGTATAAACTCATTTACTCCTTATAACAATCCTATATATTTTCAGGACAGGTCCTATTATTACTATTTGATGTAAAAGGAAGTTGAGGGTTTCAAAGTATCTAAATGACTAGCCCAATGTTTTCCAGAGCTAGTAAGTGGCTGAGGTGGGATTAGATCCCATGTCCCTTTGATGCTCTTTTTATCACATGATACTGGATCACTGACAAATGAAATCTGGATTACCCAAAGACTGAGGGCCATCTAATTCTCAGAACatagaagaaaagataaagacaCGGAAAGTGATGATGGAGCTTGCTGTAGAGATGGATATGGTCACCAACAAGAGCTGTCATTATATCACACACATTTGTagatacaggcacacacacacaaacacatacaaactCATGAAAAAAAGTTCAAACTCCTTGTTGGGCTGATCCACTCAAGTCTAAATAATCAGGTAAATCTAcagcaataataacaaaaaattgtCTGCTAAATAATCCGAGTTATGATTTTTTCAGTAATGCTGTTGCCAACTTCATTAAAAACCACAGAGACAAAACCTGCACACATATACAGCCTGACCTGACCAACCTAGTTGGATTTTTGcagacacaatttttaaagatctctGAGCGCACTGGTCCTGCACCACAGTGAGCAGCCGTGAAAGGCTGAATCGGTTTTTGCTGATATGTGTACAGATGCGACGGGGGACCCTGCCGGTCCATTCAAGCATGCCTCGGCCCTCCAGCACACAATGCTGAAGCAAGTCCTTTCCCaggctttctttcattttcaacacTAATACAGTGGGAAAGAGTTTCTGCCACAGCAAGGCGATGTCCAGGCTTTTGTGAAACAGGTCCTTTTCATCCAGTGGGCATTAATGTATAGATTCCAACGGAATAAATCTGAAATACTCTACTGTAGAAGATTTGTTCCCCATTGAAAACAAATCTTGATTAGATGGTTATTCAGAGACTGTATAGGAAGGAATGGTGTGAAAATGCTAACTCCATTCTTTCTTAGATTGGCAGTGAATAGGCATTTGggctattcaaaaaaaaaaaaaaaaaaaaaacaccaacctTCGACTCTACAAAACCATACAACTTTACAAAGATTTTGTGCATCTGGGGACGCCACGATACACTTCCTCCCCCCATTCCCTCCAAAAATCCCCCATGGTGGTGTGAACATAGAACTGATggggtaaaatgaaaaaaaaaaaaaact
Protein-coding regions in this window:
- the ZBTB20 gene encoding zinc finger and BTB domain-containing protein 20 produces the protein MLERKKPKTAENQKASEENEITQPGGSSAKPGLPCLNFEAVLSPGPALIHSTHSLTNSHAHPGSSDCDISCKGMTERIHSINLHNFSNSVLETLNEQRNRGHFCDVTVRIHGSMLRAHRCVLAAGSPFFQDKLLLGYSDIEIPSVVSVQSVQKLIDFMYSGVLRVSQSEALQILTAASILQIKTVIDECTRIVSQNVGDVFPGIQDSGQDTPRGTPESGTSGQSSDTESGYLQSHPQHSVDRIYSALYACSMQNGSGERSFYSGAVVSHHETALGLPRDHHIEDPSWITRIHERSQQMERYLSTTPETTHCRKQPRPVRIQTLVGNIHIKQEMEDDYDYYGQQRVQILERNESEECTEDTDQAEGTESEPKGESFDSGVSSSIGTEPDSVEQQFGPGAARDSQAEPAQPEQAAEAPAEGAPQPHQLETGASSPERSNEVEVDNTVITVSNSSDKSVLQQPSVNTSIGQPLPSTQLYLRQTETLTSNLRMPLTLTSNTQVIGTAGNTYLPALFTTQPAGSGPKPFLFSLPQPLAGQQTQFVTVSQPGLSTFTAQLPAPQPLAPSAGHSTASGQGEKKPYECTLCNKTFTAKQNYVKHMFVHTGEKPHQCSICWRSFSLKDYLIKHMVTHTGVRAYQCSICNKRFTQKSSLNVHMRLHRGEKSYECYICKKKFSHKTLLERHVALHSASNGTPPAGTPPGSRAGPPGVGACTEGTTYVCSVCPAKFDQIEQFNDHMRMHVSDG